From Nicotiana tabacum cultivar K326 chromosome 22, ASM71507v2, whole genome shotgun sequence, one genomic window encodes:
- the LOC107788446 gene encoding uncharacterized protein LOC107788446, producing MEGLTLHQAITKCWTANVCLRLKPVMQALPSCVVWELWKRRNRMKYGDVVTTSRVIYQVSSNLQALVKVRKHGIDMVPHKWKDLLSMMENFTPKLKVTKVMWEFPSAGWLKVNTDGASRGNPGRSSISFCIRNENGDIVKSVGKEIEETTNTVAEAKAMVEALRFCRFQQYSHVWLQTNSMLLKKIMDGIWKPPWIIFEQVEEMMQLMNGGNYTVTHIHKEGKKLADHLANYALYHGEIECQQFWHLDAQGRRLVNEDKLQCPSLRVKVDMR from the coding sequence ATGGAGGGATTAACATTGCACCAAGCAATCACAAAATGTTGGACTGCAAATGTGTGCTTAAGGCTCAAACCAGTAATGCAAGCACTCCCCTCATGTGTAGTCTGGGAACtctggaaaagaagaaatagaatGAAGTATGGTGATGTTGTGACAACTAGCAGGGTGATttatcaagtttcatcaaatctCCAGGCATTGGTGAAAGTGAGAAAGCATGGGATAGACATGGTACCTCACAAATGGAAAGATCTATTATCTATGATGGAAAATTTCACTCCTAAACTTAAGGTTACCAAAGTCATGTGGGAATTTCCAAGTGCAGGATGGCTAAAAGTTAATACGGATGGTGCATCGAGGGGAAATCCAGGCAGGAGCTCAATAAGTTTTTGTATAAGAAATGAAAATGGTGACATAGTCAAGTCAGTAGGGAAGGAGATTGAGGAGACAACAAACACAGTAGCTGAAGCGAAGGCCATGGTAGAAGCACTAAGGTTCTGCAGATTTCAACAATACTCTCATGTATGGCTTCAAACTAACTCAATGTTATTAAAAAAGATAATGGATGGGATCTGgaaaccaccatggatcataTTTGAGCAGGTAGAGGAAATGATGCAACTAATGAATGGGGGCAATTACACAGTTACTCATATTCATAAGGAGGGCAAAAAgctggcagatcacttggctaaTTATGCTTTATATCATGgagaaatagaatgccaacaaTTCTGGCATCTAGATGCACAGGGAAGGAGGTTAGTTAATGAAGATAAGCTGCAATGTCCAAGTCTAAGGGTGAAGGTGGACATGAGATAA